From Aedes albopictus strain Foshan chromosome 1, AalbF5, whole genome shotgun sequence, one genomic window encodes:
- the LOC109398594 gene encoding cuticle protein-like has translation MAFKFVTFLALVAVARAGVISGPALSYAAAPALSYAAPASLAYSAPIAKTVSYAAPLATKTLVAAPFAKTVVADEYDPHPEYSFSYGISDALTGDQKEQHESRSGDVVQGSYSLVDADGYKRIVDYTADPIHGFNAAVRREPLAVKTVAPVVAAKTIVAQPAYTAYAAPVAKTISYAAPAVTKTLVSQPAYATYAAPLATKTIVSQPAYASYAAPALYHH, from the exons ATGGCTTTCAAG TTCGTCACTTTCCTCGCCCTGGTGGCCGTTGCCCGTGCCGGAGTCATCTCGGGCCCAGCTCTGTCTTACGCCGCTGCTCCAGCTCTGTCCTATGCTGCCCCAGCCTCTCTGGCTTACTCGGCACCAATTGCCAAGACTGTGTCCTACGCCGCTCCTCTGGCCACCAAGACCCTGGTTGCTGCCCCATTTGCCAAGACCGTCGTCGCTGATGAGTACGACCCACATCCAGAATACTCCTTCTCGTACGGAATCTCCGATGCTCTGACCGGTGACCAGAAGGAACAGCACGAATCCCGCAGCGGAGATGTTGTCCAGGGATCTTACTCGCTGGTTGATGCCGATGGTTACAAACGTATCGTTGACTACACTGCTGATCCGATCCACGGATTCAACGCTGCTGTCCGTCGCGAACCTCTGGCCGTCAAGACCGTTGCCCCAGTCGTTGCCGCTAAGACCATTGTTGCCCAGCCTGCCTATACTGCTTATGCCGCCCCAGTTGCCAAGACCATCTCTTACGCCGCCCCAGCTGTAACCAAGACCCTGGTCTCGCAGCCAGCCTATGCCACCTATGCCGCTCCTCTGGCCACCAAGACCATCGTGTCGCAGCCAGCTTATGCCAGCTACGCCGCCCCAGCTCTGTACCACCATTAA
- the LOC109411037 gene encoding paternally-expressed gene 3 protein-like: protein MAFKFVTFLALVAVARAGVISGPALSYAAAPALSYAAPALSYAAPAPLAYSAPIAKTVSYAAPLATKTLVAAPLAKTVVADEYDPHPEYSYSYGISDALTGDQKEQHESRSGDVVQGSYSLVDADGFKRTVDYTADPIHGFNAAVRREPLGVKAVAPVVAAKTIVAQPAYAAYAAPVAKTISYAAPAVTKTLVSQPAYATYAAPLATKTIVSQPAYASYAAPALYHHYTVRSVSLLSEQLPILTMAFKFVTFLALVAVARAGVISGPALTTYAAAPALSYAAPVAKTISYAAPAPLAYAAPIAKTVSYAAPAPLAYAAPVTKTLVAAPLTKTVVADEYDPNPQYSYSYGISDALTGDQKEQHESRNGDAVQGSYSLVDADGFKRTVEYTADPIHGFNAVVHREPLAVKTVAPVAKTIVAAAPVAYAAPVAKTISYAAPAVTKTLVSQPAYATYAAPLATKTIVSQPAYASYAAPALYHH, encoded by the exons ATGGCTTTCAAG TTCGTGACCTTCCTCGCCCTGGTGGCCGTTGCTCGTGCCGGAGTCATTTCGGGCCCAGCTCTGTCCTACGCCGCTGCTCCAGCCCTATCCTACGCTGCTCCAGCTCTGTCCTATGCTGCTCCAGCCCCTCTTGCCTACTCGGCACCAATTGCCAAGACTGTGTCCTACGCCGCTCCGTTGGCCACCAAGACCCTGGTTGCTGCCCCACTTGCCAAGACCGTCGTCGCTGATGAGTACGACCCACATCCAGAGTACTCCTACTCGTACGGAATCTCCGATGCCCTGACCGGTGACCAGAAGGAACAGCACGAATCCCGCAGCGGAGATGTTGTCCAGGGATCTTACTCGCTGGTTGATGCCGATGGCTTCAAGCGCACCGTCGATTACACTGCTGATCCGATCCACGGATTCAACGCTGCTGTCCGTCGCGAACCCCTGGGAGTTAAGGCCGTTGCCCCAGTCGTTGCCGCCAAGACCATTGTTGCCCAGCCCGCCTATGCCGCTTATGCCGCCCCAGTTGCCAAGACCATCTCGTACGCCGCCCCAGCTGTGACCAAGACTCTGGTCTCGCAGCCAGCCTATGCCACCTATGCCGCTCCTCTGGCCACCAAGACCATCGTGTCGCAGCCAGCTTATGCCAGCTACGCCGCCCCAGCCCTGTACCACCACTA CACAGTTCGATCGGTTTCATTGCTTAGTGAACAACTCCCAATACTAACCATGGCCTTCAAG TTCGTTACCTTCCTCGCCCTGGTGGCCGTTGCCCGTGCTGGAGTCATCTCGGGCCCAGCCCTGACCACCTATGCTGCTGCTCCAGCGCTGTCCTACGCCGCCCCAGTTGCCAAGACCATCTCCTATGCTGCTCCCGCCCCTCTGGCTTATGCCGCTCCTATTGCCAAGACTGTCTCCTACGCCGCCCCAGCTCCTTTGGCCTATGCTGCTCCAGTTACCAAGACCCTCGTTGCTGCCCCACTCACCAAGACCGTCGTCGCCGATGAGTATGACCCCAACCCACAGTACTCCTACTCGTACGGAATCTCCGATGCTCTGACCGGTGACCAGAAGGAACAGCACGAATCCCGCAACGGAGATGCCGTCCAGGGATCGTACTCGCTGGTTGATGCCGATGGCTTCAAGCGCACCGTTGAGTACACCGCCGACCCAATCCACGGATTCAACGCTGTTGTCCACCGTGAGCCTTTGGCCGTCAAGACTGTTGCCCCAGTTGCCAAGACCATTGTCGCCGCTGCTCCAGTCGCTTATGCCGCCCCAGTTGCCAAGACCATCTCCTACGCCGCCCCAGCTGTGACCAAGACTCTGGTCTCTCAGCCAGCTTATGCCACTTATGCCGCTCCTCTGGCCACCAAGACCATCGTGTCGCAGCCAGCTTATGCCAGCTACGCCGCCCCAGCCCTGTACCATCACTAA